One Clupea harengus chromosome 3, Ch_v2.0.2, whole genome shotgun sequence DNA window includes the following coding sequences:
- the cep41 gene encoding centrosomal protein of 41 kDa isoform X1, producing MSATQNIGNKEYLKKRIPQNPRYQHVKSRLDTGCSLTKQMERLEEIKKNYRYRKDELFKRLKVTTFAQLVLQVASITDLNETVFGTETQDDTCGQPETDAIHLAETSSRILQPSPTQLSNNDESGDSVFTPRSTLQSVISGVGELDLDKTEPNPVDLMPVSSPNVQEKPYPDCPYLLLDVRERDLYDQCHITSAFSFPIATLSRTMNPFTKEVLNYKNAIGKIIIVYDEDERVASQAATTMCERGFENLFMLSGGLKVVTQKFPNGMTTGSSPQDIGQRRSALSLYQGSPETGKKWRFTAEDLDKIQNNFTECFMPGNPNSRLSRMSSGSAQSKSSRVESQQSLSVTDRVKVQSARPWK from the exons ATGTCTGCAACACAAAATATTGGCAACAAAGAG TATTTGAAGAAAAGGATTCCACAAAATCCACGATACCAGCATGTGAAGTCAAGACTGGATACTG GCTGCAGCCTGACTAAGCAAATGGAGAGACttgaagaaataaagaaaa ACTACAGATACAGAAAGGATGAACTTTTCAAGAGGCTTAAAGTGACAACTTTTGCTCAGCTG GTGCTTCAAGTTGCTTCAATCACAGATCTGAATGAGACTGTCTTtggaacagaaacacaag ATGATACCTGTGGACAGCCAGAAACAGATGCCATCCATTTAGCAGAGACATCAAGTAGGATACTGCAGCCCTCACCAACGCAGCTCAGTAATAATGACGAATCTGGAGACTCTGTATTTACTCCTAGATCCACGCTTCAGAG TGTGATCAGTGGTGTTGGAGAACTGGACCTTGATAAAACTGAACCCAACCCTGTTGATCTGATGCCTGTGTCCAGTCCAAATGTTCAAGAGAAGCCTTACCCTGATTGTCCATACTTACTGCTAGATGTACGTGAACGAGACCTATATGACCAGTGTCATATCACCAGTG CATTTAGTTTTCCCATTGCAACCCTTTCACGGACAATGAACCCTTTCACCAAGGAAGTGCTGAATTAT AAAAATGCGATTGGAAAGATCATCATCGTCTATGATGAAGATGAGCGGGTGGCGAGTCAGGCAGCTACCACAATGTGTGAACGGGGTTTTGAGAACCTCTTCATGCTCTCTGGAG GCTTGAAAGTTGTAACACAGAAATTTCCTAATGGAATGACGACAGGCTCAAGTCCTCAGGACATAGGACAGAGACGCTCCGCCCTATCTCTCTATCAAGGCTCACCTGAAACTGGGAAGAAATGGAGATTCACTGCTGAAGACCTGGACAAGATCCAAAATAATTTTACGGAGTGTTTTATGCCTGGTAACCCCAACA GCCGTCTCAGCAGAATGTCTTCGGGCAGCGCACAGTCCAAATCATCTCGTGTGGAAAGTCAGCAGTCCCTCTCGGTGACTGacagggtcaaagttcaaagtgcCAGACCCTGGAAGTAA
- the LOC105888503 gene encoding carboxypeptidase A1, with translation MRGLLIFAALIVVALCRESFEGHQVLRITAKDETQISLLKELSEVEELQLDFWTEPAHPTLPVDVRVPSQSLQMVENYLDSNNIHYSVMIKNLQAFLDEEQQEMFRARAGQPKNTDAYDYANYHTLTEIYSFMDMLVAENPNLVSKIVIGKSYEGRPLNVLKFSTGGSNRPGIWIDTGIHSREWVTPASGTWFAKKIVTGYGSDPSMTAILDKMDIFLEIVTNPDGYHYTHTSNRMWRKTRKPNPGSSCVGVDPNRNWDAGFGGPGASGSPCSETYRGPRAHSESEVKSIVDFVTSHGNLKAFVSIHSYSQMLLYPYGYTRTPVKDQQELHDLAKKAITELASLYGTRYRYGSIINTIYQASGGTIDWTYNQGIKYSYTFELRDTGRYGFILPASQIIPTAQETWLALMAIMEHTNANTL, from the exons ATGAGGGGACTTCTGATTTTTGCCGCATTGATTGTGGTTGCGCTCTGTCGAGAGAGTTTTGAGGG GCACCAAGTCCTTCGCATCACTGCAAAAGATGAAACTCAAATAAGTCTTTTAAAGGAACTCTCTGAAGTCGAGGAGCTTCAG CTGGACTTCTGGACAGAGCCAGCTCATCCAACTCTTCCAGTGGATGTTCGTGTTCCTTCCCAGAGCCTTCAGATGGTCGAGAATTACCTGGATTCCAACAACATTCATTATTCAGTAATGATTAAGAATCTTCAG GCTTTCCTGgatgaggagcagcaggagatgTTTCGTGCTCGTGCAGGCCAGCCCAAGAACACAGATGCCTATGATTACGCCAATTACCATACCTTGACTGAG ATATACAGTTTCATGGACATGCTGGTGGCAGAGAACCCTAACCTTGTTAGCAAAATTGTTATTGGCAAGAGCTATGAGGGTCGTCCTCTGAATGTGCTGAAG TTTAGCACAGGTGGATCAAATCGCCCAGGGATCTGGATTGATACTGGAATACACTCCCGCGAGTGGGTTACTCCGGCCAGTGGGACCTGGTTTGCAAAGAAG ATTGTGACAGGCTATGGAAGTGACCCCTCTATGACTGCCATCCTTGACAAAATGGACATCTTCCTAGAGATCGTCACCAACCCGGATGGTTACcactacactcacacatct AATCGTATGTGGCGCAAGACCAGAAAACCCAACCCTGGCTCTTCCTGTGTGGGAGTGGACCCCAACAGGAACTGGGACGCAGGTTTTGGAG GTCCTGGTGCGAGTGGGAGTCCGTGCTCTGAGACGTACCGTGGACCAAGGGCTCATTCGGAGTCGGAGGTGAAATCGATTGTGGACTTTGTTACGTCTCACGGAAACCTCAAGGCCTTTGTTTCCATCCACAGCTATTCCCAAATGCTTTTGTACCCTTACGGGTACACCAGAACACCTGTGAAAGACCAACAAGAACTG CATGACCTGGCAAAGAAGGCCATCACTGAGCTGGCCTCTCTCTATGGCACACGCTACAGATATGGCAGCATTATCAACACCATCT ACCAGGCCAGCGGCGGCACCATTGACTGGACGTATAACCAGGGCATCAAGTACTCATATACATTTGAGCTGAGGGATACCGGTCGCTATGGTTTCATTTTGCCAGCCAGTCAGATCATTCCAACCGCCCAGGAGACATGGCTCGCTCTAATGGCCATCATGGAGCATACAAACGCTAACACCCTTTAA
- the cep41 gene encoding centrosomal protein of 41 kDa isoform X2: MSATQNIGNKEYLKKRIPQNPRYQHVKSRLDTGCSLTKQMERLEEIKKNYRYRKDELFKRLKVTTFAQLVLQVASITDLNETVFGTETQDDTCGQPETDAIHLAETSSRILQPSPTQLSNNDESGDSVFTPRSTLQSPNVQEKPYPDCPYLLLDVRERDLYDQCHITSAFSFPIATLSRTMNPFTKEVLNYKNAIGKIIIVYDEDERVASQAATTMCERGFENLFMLSGGLKVVTQKFPNGMTTGSSPQDIGQRRSALSLYQGSPETGKKWRFTAEDLDKIQNNFTECFMPGNPNSRLSRMSSGSAQSKSSRVESQQSLSVTDRVKVQSARPWK, translated from the exons ATGTCTGCAACACAAAATATTGGCAACAAAGAG TATTTGAAGAAAAGGATTCCACAAAATCCACGATACCAGCATGTGAAGTCAAGACTGGATACTG GCTGCAGCCTGACTAAGCAAATGGAGAGACttgaagaaataaagaaaa ACTACAGATACAGAAAGGATGAACTTTTCAAGAGGCTTAAAGTGACAACTTTTGCTCAGCTG GTGCTTCAAGTTGCTTCAATCACAGATCTGAATGAGACTGTCTTtggaacagaaacacaag ATGATACCTGTGGACAGCCAGAAACAGATGCCATCCATTTAGCAGAGACATCAAGTAGGATACTGCAGCCCTCACCAACGCAGCTCAGTAATAATGACGAATCTGGAGACTCTGTATTTACTCCTAGATCCACGCTTCAGAG TCCAAATGTTCAAGAGAAGCCTTACCCTGATTGTCCATACTTACTGCTAGATGTACGTGAACGAGACCTATATGACCAGTGTCATATCACCAGTG CATTTAGTTTTCCCATTGCAACCCTTTCACGGACAATGAACCCTTTCACCAAGGAAGTGCTGAATTAT AAAAATGCGATTGGAAAGATCATCATCGTCTATGATGAAGATGAGCGGGTGGCGAGTCAGGCAGCTACCACAATGTGTGAACGGGGTTTTGAGAACCTCTTCATGCTCTCTGGAG GCTTGAAAGTTGTAACACAGAAATTTCCTAATGGAATGACGACAGGCTCAAGTCCTCAGGACATAGGACAGAGACGCTCCGCCCTATCTCTCTATCAAGGCTCACCTGAAACTGGGAAGAAATGGAGATTCACTGCTGAAGACCTGGACAAGATCCAAAATAATTTTACGGAGTGTTTTATGCCTGGTAACCCCAACA GCCGTCTCAGCAGAATGTCTTCGGGCAGCGCACAGTCCAAATCATCTCGTGTGGAAAGTCAGCAGTCCCTCTCGGTGACTGacagggtcaaagttcaaagtgcCAGACCCTGGAAGTAA